From Phenylobacterium immobile (ATCC 35973), a single genomic window includes:
- a CDS encoding ArdC family protein, whose translation MTRPASKGHARTQRSNIYDEITTKIIAELEAGRLPWVQPWGSSTVSAPLAMPRNAATDRGYSGINVLILWGAVVQHGFATQGWLTFRQALGLGGNVRKGEHGTTVVYADRFIPDDERRRAQDNGDDPAAIPFLKRFTVFNVAQCEGLPDGLSAPPPPIPEGLIVPEVEALIRASGADLRLGGDKAFYAPGPDFIQIPRPEAYFEPINWHRTALHELGHWSGHPGRLARDLSGGFGSKAYSREELVAEMTSAFCCASLGIAPTVRHADYIGAWLDVLREDNRAIVRAASAASKAADYLLAFAPSATAREEDREAA comes from the coding sequence ATGACACGCCCAGCTTCCAAAGGCCATGCCCGAACCCAGCGCTCGAACATCTACGACGAGATCACGACCAAGATTATTGCCGAGCTGGAGGCAGGCCGCCTCCCCTGGGTCCAGCCCTGGGGCTCGAGCACGGTATCGGCGCCACTTGCCATGCCGCGGAACGCCGCGACCGATCGTGGCTATTCCGGCATCAACGTCCTGATCCTCTGGGGCGCGGTCGTTCAACATGGCTTCGCCACGCAAGGCTGGCTCACCTTCCGCCAGGCTTTGGGGCTGGGCGGCAATGTCCGCAAAGGCGAACACGGCACCACCGTCGTCTATGCCGATCGCTTCATTCCCGATGACGAGCGTCGCCGGGCACAGGACAATGGTGACGATCCAGCCGCCATTCCCTTCCTCAAGCGCTTTACCGTGTTCAATGTCGCCCAATGTGAGGGCTTGCCCGACGGGCTATCGGCGCCGCCCCCACCCATTCCCGAAGGTCTGATCGTACCAGAGGTCGAGGCGCTCATTCGTGCCAGCGGTGCCGATTTGCGTCTGGGCGGAGACAAGGCCTTCTATGCACCGGGTCCTGATTTCATTCAGATCCCCAGGCCCGAGGCCTATTTCGAGCCGATCAACTGGCATCGCACGGCCCTGCATGAGCTGGGGCATTGGTCGGGCCATCCCGGACGCCTCGCGCGCGACCTGAGCGGTGGCTTCGGGTCGAAGGCCTATTCGCGCGAGGAGCTCGTCGCCGAAATGACGTCGGCCTTCTGCTGCGCGAGCCTCGGCATCGCGCCGACCGTGCGCCATGCCGATTACATCGGCGCCTGGCTCGACGTCCTGCGCGAGGACAATCGCGCCATCGTGCGCGCCGCGAGCGCGGCCTCCAAAGCGGCGGACTACCTCCTGGCCTTCGCGCCCAGTGCGACGGCACGGGAGGAGGATCGGGAAGCGGCGTGA